In Flavobacterium sp. 83, the genomic window CTTTTTCAAGATTTTAGTAAAAAAGTACTTCCTAACAAAGTATTGATTTTACTGGGCGCTCGTCGCGTTGGAAAAACCGAATTAATAAAAAATTACCTTCAAACGATTCCTGACGGAAGTTATTTGCAACTGAACGGAGAAGATATCAATGACGCTAATTTACTTAAAGAACGTTCCGTAGCTAATTACAAACGATTATTGTCAAATATAGATTTATTAGTAATTGACGAAGCGCAAACTATTCCTGATATTGGACTTATTCTAAAACTAATTGTGGATTCTATAGAAGGAATCAAAATCATTGCGACAGGTTCCTCTATATTTGATTTAAACAATAATCTTGGTGAACCATTAGTGGGACGAAAAAACACTTTATATCTTTTTCCATTAGCACAAATGGAATATTCCCAATACGAAAATTACAAGCAAACTACTGAAAAATTAGAGGAAAGATTACTTTTTGGAAGTTATCCGGAACTAATACAATATTCAGATTGGGAGAATAAAAAAGAGTATTTGTATGAAATTATTAATTCCTATTTACTGAAAGATATTTTGGTTTTTGAAGGTATTAAACATTCTGATAAAATTTATGATTTGCTGCGTTTGATAGCGTATCAATTAGGAAAAGAAGTTTCGTTGCAGGAATTAGCAAATCAGTTACAAATGTCTAAAAATACGGTTGCTAATTATTTAGATTTACTTTCAAAAGTTTTTATTATCTTTAAAGTAGAAGGCTTTAGTCGCAATCTTCGAAAGGAAATTGTTAAATCCAGTCGGTGGTATTTTTATGATAATGGTATTAGAAACGGCATTATCAATAATTTTAACCGCTTGGATTCAAGAAATGATGTTGGAGATTTATGGGAAAATTATCTCGCTTCGGAGCGGATAAAAAAGCAAAATTATCAAAAAACGAAAACAAATAATTACTTCTGGCGTACTTACGATCAACAGGAATTAGATTGGTTAGAGGAAAAAGCGACCGCTTTGGCTGGTTTTGAGTTTAAATGGAATGAAAATAAAAAGGCAAAAATTCCAACTGCTTTTGCAAAAGCCTATCCGGAAGCTACTTTTAAAGTAATCAATAAGAGTAATTATTTAGATTTTATAATGTAATTTTCATCAAAAAATCCAAAATAAAATAATCCAGTAGCAATTACAATTTGGATAAATACAATTCTGTAGAATTTAAAAAGATAGTATTTCTTAGAAGTTTTATGCTTAAAAAGGTACATGGCCAATGCTGAACCAATTGTGCCACCAATGGCAGCAAATGATAAAAGGGTTTCTTCGGAAATCCTTTTTTTATGGGTAACCGCCAATCGTTTATCGTACGCTGTAATTATAAAAGATAAAATATTCAAGGTAAAAAAACAATATAATAAAGTCATAAATGATATAAATTTCAAGTTTAAAGCTATTATTTTAGCTAAAAATTAATTAGTTGATTTCATTTTTTTCTAATTAAATTTTTTTTGGTTTAACACATTTAAAATTACCTAATTAAAAGATGACTAATATACAATTTATAGCTAAATCCGTAGCAACAGCAGTAATTAATATTCAAAATACAGTCAAATTATTACAAGAAGATTGTACCATTCCATTTATTTCCCGGTATCGAAAAGATACAACAGGAAATCTAGATGAAGTGCAAATAGAACAAATTGCAAAGCTTCAAAAAGAATACGAAGTGATTGTAAAACGCAAAGAAGCTATTTTAAAATCCATTGCCGAACAAAATGCACTTAGTCCAGAATTAGAAAAAAAAATACAGCTAAGTTTCGATTTGCAGGAATTAGAAGATTTTTATCTACCATTCAAAAAGAAGAAAAAAACGAAAGCTGATGTCGCTCGTGAAAATGGATTAGAGCCTTTGGCAAAAATTATCATGGCACAAAATAATGATGATATCGATTTTATTTCAAGTCAATATTTGAACGAAAATGTTATCAATGAAGACGCTGCTTTACAAGGCGCCAGAGATATTATTGCCGAATGGATTAATGAAAATATTTATGTTCGAAAACAACTCCGACGATTGTACGAACGCAAAGCAACCATAACTACCAAAGTAGTAAAAGCTAAAAAAGACGAAGAAGCGGCACAAAAATTTAATCAATATTTTGAATGGTCAGAACCGTTGACAAAAGCACCTTCGCACAGATTATTGGCGATGCTTCGTGCCGAAAATGAAGGTTTTATCAAGTTTAAAGTTGAAGTAGATATTGACGAAGCCTATGATATTATTGATACTTTAGTTCTAAAAGGTCAAAATAAAACTACGCCACATGTACAATTAGCTATTGAAGACAGTTTCAAACGATTGTTGAATCCGGCAATTTCAAATGAAGCGTTGCAAGAAGCCAAAGCTAAGGCTGATGCCAATTCGATTCAGGTTTTTGCCAATAATTTAGGGCAATTATTGTTGGCGCCGCCTTTGGGTGAAAAACGAATTTTGGCGATTGATCCGGGCTTTAGAAGTGGTTGTAAAATCGTTTGTTTGGACGAAAAAGGAGATTTACTATACAATGAAACCATTTATCCACACGCGCCTCAAAAAGAGGAAGCCATGGCGATGAAAAAAATCCGTTCGATG contains:
- a CDS encoding ATP-binding protein → MENYLKRALFQDFSKKVLPNKVLILLGARRVGKTELIKNYLQTIPDGSYLQLNGEDINDANLLKERSVANYKRLLSNIDLLVIDEAQTIPDIGLILKLIVDSIEGIKIIATGSSIFDLNNNLGEPLVGRKNTLYLFPLAQMEYSQYENYKQTTEKLEERLLFGSYPELIQYSDWENKKEYLYEIINSYLLKDILVFEGIKHSDKIYDLLRLIAYQLGKEVSLQELANQLQMSKNTVANYLDLLSKVFIIFKVEGFSRNLRKEIVKSSRWYFYDNGIRNGIINNFNRLDSRNDVGDLWENYLASERIKKQNYQKTKTNNYFWRTYDQQELDWLEEKATALAGFEFKWNENKKAKIPTAFAKAYPEATFKVINKSNYLDFIM
- a CDS encoding DUF1294 domain-containing protein, with amino-acid sequence MTLLYCFFTLNILSFIITAYDKRLAVTHKKRISEETLLSFAAIGGTIGSALAMYLFKHKTSKKYYLFKFYRIVFIQIVIATGLFYFGFFDENYIIKSK
- a CDS encoding Tex family protein; amino-acid sequence: MTNIQFIAKSVATAVINIQNTVKLLQEDCTIPFISRYRKDTTGNLDEVQIEQIAKLQKEYEVIVKRKEAILKSIAEQNALSPELEKKIQLSFDLQELEDFYLPFKKKKKTKADVARENGLEPLAKIIMAQNNDDIDFISSQYLNENVINEDAALQGARDIIAEWINENIYVRKQLRRLYERKATITTKVVKAKKDEEAAQKFNQYFEWSEPLTKAPSHRLLAMLRAENEGFIKFKVEVDIDEAYDIIDTLVLKGQNKTTPHVQLAIEDSFKRLLNPAISNEALQEAKAKADANSIQVFANNLGQLLLAPPLGEKRILAIDPGFRSGCKIVCLDEKGDLLYNETIYPHAPQKEEAMAMKKIRSMVNSYKIDAISIGNGTASRETEFFIKKIAFDKPVQVFIVSEAGASVYSASKIAREEFPDYDVTVRGSVSIGRRLSDPLAELVKIDPKAIGVGQYQHDVDQNKLKEELDNTVIRCVNSVGININTASKHLLSYVSGIGEKLAENIVQYRSENGPFQDRKQLKKVPRLGEKAYQQGVAFIRISNAKNPLDNSAVHPEAYGIVEKMAKDLKLTVNDLIANKEKTALIKPENYITPEIGLLGLKDIIKELEKPGLDPRKSAKVFEFDPNVKTIKDVKSGMILPGIVNNITNFGCFVDIGVKESGLVHISQLKAGFVSDVNEVVKLHQHVQVKVTEVDEDRKRIQLTMVI